One stretch of Sardina pilchardus chromosome 17, fSarPil1.1, whole genome shotgun sequence DNA includes these proteins:
- the myoz1b gene encoding myozenin-1b isoform X2 translates to MPLSAPAPPNKRKKPSKIITDFTNITQDDQESDPEASEFDLGTKIKTPKDTMLEELSLMKNRGSRMFQLRQQRVEKFIISTEHMELVPSLGCEMLPPVPPKPAAPEPVKEEVDEAAEKEKRRREYVKTYMSPWERAMKGDEELRATMHSKMPGPHVYKDMPKFKSFNRTALPFGGFEKGSKLLTFQPPELIAPEEPELVPVHQCDIRSRPSFNRTPIGWVCNDEHSHIHMEMDAIPFDGETDDL, encoded by the exons ATGCCTCTgtccgcccccgccccccctaaCAAGAGGAAAAAGCCCTCCAAGATCATCACCGACTTCACCAACATCACACAAGATG ATCAGGAGTCCGACCCTGAAGCTAGCGAGTTTGACTTGGGGACCAAGATCAAGACCCCCAAGGACACCATGCTGGAGGAGCTGTCCCTGATGAAGAACAGGGGCTCCAGGATGTTCCAGTTGCGTCAGCAGCGCGTGGAGAAATTCATCATCAGCACTGAGCACATG GAGCTGGTACCATCTCTAGGCTGCGAGATGCTTCCCCCAGTTCCCCCAAAGCCTGCTGCGCCTGAACCAGTCAAAG AGGAGGTCGATGAGGCTGccgagaaggagaagaggaggcgtGAATATGTCAAGACGTACATGTCTCCATGGGAACGTGCCATGAAGGGAGATGAGGAGCTGCGGGCTACCATGCACTCAAAGATGCCTGGACCACATGTGTACAAGGATATGCCCAAGTTCAAGAGCTTCAACAG AACGGCATTACCTTTTGGAGGCTTTGAGAAGGGCTCCAAGCTGCTGACCTTCCAGCCACCGGAGTTGATTGCCCCCGAGGAGCCCGAGCTGGTGCCAGTGCACCAGTGTGACATCCGCTCCCGGCCCTCCTTCAACCGCACGCCCATCGGCTGGGTGTGCAACGACGAGCACAGCCACATCCACATGGAGATGGATGCCATACCATTTGATGGGGAGACCGACGACCTCTGA
- the myoz1b gene encoding myozenin-1b isoform X1 — protein MPLSAPAPPNKRKKPSKIITDFTNITQDDQESDPEASEFDLGTKIKTPKDTMLEELSLMKNRGSRMFQLRQQRVEKFIISTEHMQNLQELVPSLGCEMLPPVPPKPAAPEPVKEEVDEAAEKEKRRREYVKTYMSPWERAMKGDEELRATMHSKMPGPHVYKDMPKFKSFNRTALPFGGFEKGSKLLTFQPPELIAPEEPELVPVHQCDIRSRPSFNRTPIGWVCNDEHSHIHMEMDAIPFDGETDDL, from the exons ATGCCTCTgtccgcccccgccccccctaaCAAGAGGAAAAAGCCCTCCAAGATCATCACCGACTTCACCAACATCACACAAGATG ATCAGGAGTCCGACCCTGAAGCTAGCGAGTTTGACTTGGGGACCAAGATCAAGACCCCCAAGGACACCATGCTGGAGGAGCTGTCCCTGATGAAGAACAGGGGCTCCAGGATGTTCCAGTTGCGTCAGCAGCGCGTGGAGAAATTCATCATCAGCACTGAGCACATG CAAAATCTTCAGGAGCTGGTACCATCTCTAGGCTGCGAGATGCTTCCCCCAGTTCCCCCAAAGCCTGCTGCGCCTGAACCAGTCAAAG AGGAGGTCGATGAGGCTGccgagaaggagaagaggaggcgtGAATATGTCAAGACGTACATGTCTCCATGGGAACGTGCCATGAAGGGAGATGAGGAGCTGCGGGCTACCATGCACTCAAAGATGCCTGGACCACATGTGTACAAGGATATGCCCAAGTTCAAGAGCTTCAACAG AACGGCATTACCTTTTGGAGGCTTTGAGAAGGGCTCCAAGCTGCTGACCTTCCAGCCACCGGAGTTGATTGCCCCCGAGGAGCCCGAGCTGGTGCCAGTGCACCAGTGTGACATCCGCTCCCGGCCCTCCTTCAACCGCACGCCCATCGGCTGGGTGTGCAACGACGAGCACAGCCACATCCACATGGAGATGGATGCCATACCATTTGATGGGGAGACCGACGACCTCTGA